The Kitasatospora sp. NBC_00374 genome has a segment encoding these proteins:
- a CDS encoding acyl-CoA dehydrogenase family protein yields MSAPRTTTEAADTTDATENPLIESAERRALRQAVGDLARRYGPSYFQAKARAGEPADEVWAEAGKLGYLGVNLPTEYGGGGAGIAELAIVLEEMGTAGCPLLMMIVSPAICGTVIARFGTDEQKQRWLPGLADGTRRMAFGITEPDAGSNSHRISTIARRDGDGWVLSGRKVFISGVDRADAVLFVGRTEDARTGRLKPALFVVPRDTPGFEYTAIPMELVTPEKQFQVFLDDVRLPADALVGDEDAGLLQLFAGLNPERIMTAAFSLGVARQALHTAVEYAKSRTVWDTPIGAHQGIAHPLAQCTIEVELARLMMMKAAHLYDAGDDPGAGEAANMAKYAAGEAACRAVDQAVQTLGGNGLTQEYGLGALLTATRVGRVAPVSREMILNYVAQHTLGLPRSY; encoded by the coding sequence ATGTCCGCACCGCGCACCACCACCGAAGCCGCCGACACCACCGACGCCACCGAGAACCCCCTGATCGAGTCCGCCGAACGGCGCGCCCTGCGCCAGGCCGTCGGCGACCTCGCCCGCCGCTACGGCCCCAGCTACTTCCAGGCCAAGGCCCGGGCCGGCGAGCCCGCCGACGAGGTCTGGGCCGAGGCCGGCAAGCTCGGCTACCTCGGCGTCAACCTGCCCACCGAGTACGGCGGCGGTGGCGCGGGGATCGCCGAACTCGCCATCGTGCTGGAGGAGATGGGCACGGCCGGCTGTCCGCTGCTGATGATGATCGTCTCCCCGGCGATCTGCGGCACCGTGATCGCCCGCTTCGGCACCGACGAGCAGAAGCAGCGCTGGCTGCCCGGCCTCGCCGACGGCACCCGCCGGATGGCCTTCGGCATCACCGAGCCCGACGCCGGGTCGAACTCGCACCGGATCAGCACGATCGCCCGCCGGGACGGCGACGGCTGGGTGCTGAGCGGCCGCAAGGTGTTCATCTCCGGTGTCGACCGGGCGGACGCGGTGCTCTTCGTCGGCCGCACCGAGGACGCCCGCACCGGACGGCTCAAGCCCGCCCTGTTCGTCGTCCCGCGCGACACCCCGGGCTTCGAGTACACGGCCATCCCGATGGAGCTGGTCACCCCCGAGAAGCAGTTCCAGGTCTTCCTGGACGACGTCCGGCTCCCCGCCGACGCCCTGGTCGGGGACGAGGACGCCGGTCTGCTCCAGCTGTTCGCCGGGCTGAACCCCGAACGCATCATGACCGCGGCCTTCTCGCTCGGCGTCGCCCGCCAGGCCCTGCACACCGCGGTCGAGTACGCCAAGTCCCGTACCGTCTGGGACACCCCGATCGGCGCGCACCAGGGCATCGCCCACCCGCTGGCCCAGTGCACCATCGAGGTCGAGCTGGCCCGGCTGATGATGATGAAGGCCGCACACCTCTACGACGCGGGTGACGACCCTGGCGCCGGCGAGGCCGCCAACATGGCCAAGTACGCGGCGGGCGAGGCCGCCTGCCGCGCCGTCGACCAGGCGGTGCAGACCCTGGGCGGCAACGGCCTCACCCAGGAGTATGGTCTGGGCGCGCTGCTCACCGCCACCCGGGTCGGCCGGGTCGCGCCGGTCAGCCGGGAGATGATCCTCAACTACGTCGCCCAGCACACCCTGGGGCTGCCCCGGTCGTACTGA
- a CDS encoding AMP-binding protein, whose translation MAFRSDYPDIDPIDLPIHEAVLGGAAAYADIPALVDGITGQSISYAELDAATRRTAAGLAEAGVRKGDVVALYSPNTIVYPVAFYGATRAGATVTTVSSMTTAHELAGQLRDSRARWIITVSPFLPVATEAAAALAAEGTPIAEILVCDTAPGHRSLADLAATTAPEPTPLIDPAEDVAALPYSSGTTGLPKGVMLTHRSIASNMAQVDPVHSTGPGERILAVLPFFHIYGLSALLNHPLRCGSTVVVLPRFDLEQFLRTIQEQRIEGVFVAPPIALALAKHPLVDSFDLSSLKFVLCSAAPLDADLAAACARRLGLPNIRQGYGMTELSPVTNVLPLADTGAPRDTVGRLVASTELRVVALDGSGKDLGPGEDGELVFRGPQVMKGYFGRQSETDAMIDEDGWLHTGDIGHVDADGYLFVVDRVKELIKYKGYQVAPAELEALLLTHPEIADAAVIGVIGEDGEERPRAYVVRAPGSALTEQQVTEFVAAQVAPYKKVRSVQFIPAVPKSVAGKILRRELRALSRQV comes from the coding sequence ATGGCATTTCGCAGTGACTACCCGGACATCGACCCGATCGACCTGCCCATCCACGAGGCGGTGCTGGGCGGAGCCGCGGCGTACGCCGACATACCGGCCCTGGTCGACGGGATCACCGGGCAGTCGATCAGCTACGCTGAGCTGGACGCCGCCACCCGCCGCACCGCCGCCGGGCTCGCCGAGGCGGGTGTGCGCAAGGGCGACGTGGTGGCGCTGTACAGCCCCAACACCATCGTGTACCCGGTCGCCTTCTACGGTGCCACCCGGGCCGGCGCGACCGTCACCACCGTCAGCTCGATGACCACCGCGCACGAACTGGCCGGCCAGCTGCGGGACAGCCGGGCCCGCTGGATCATCACCGTCTCGCCGTTCCTCCCGGTGGCCACCGAGGCGGCCGCCGCACTCGCGGCGGAGGGCACCCCGATCGCGGAGATCCTGGTCTGCGACACGGCCCCGGGCCACCGCTCGCTGGCCGACCTGGCCGCCACCACGGCGCCCGAGCCGACCCCGCTGATCGACCCGGCCGAGGACGTCGCCGCGCTCCCGTACTCCAGCGGCACCACCGGCCTGCCCAAGGGGGTGATGCTGACCCACCGGTCGATCGCCTCCAACATGGCCCAGGTCGACCCCGTCCACTCGACCGGGCCCGGGGAGCGGATCCTCGCCGTCCTCCCGTTCTTCCACATCTACGGGCTCTCCGCGCTGCTCAACCACCCGCTGCGCTGCGGCTCCACGGTGGTGGTGCTGCCCCGCTTCGACCTGGAGCAGTTCCTGCGCACCATCCAGGAGCAGCGGATCGAGGGCGTGTTCGTCGCGCCGCCGATCGCCCTGGCCCTGGCCAAGCATCCGCTGGTGGACAGCTTCGACCTCTCCTCGCTGAAGTTCGTGCTCTGTTCGGCCGCCCCGCTGGACGCCGACCTGGCCGCCGCCTGTGCCCGCCGCCTCGGCCTGCCCAACATCCGCCAGGGCTACGGCATGACCGAGCTCTCCCCGGTCACCAACGTGCTGCCGCTGGCCGACACCGGCGCCCCGCGTGACACGGTCGGGCGGCTGGTGGCCAGCACCGAGCTGCGGGTGGTGGCCCTGGACGGCTCCGGCAAGGACCTCGGCCCGGGCGAGGACGGCGAACTGGTCTTCCGCGGACCTCAGGTGATGAAGGGCTACTTCGGCCGCCAGTCCGAGACCGACGCCATGATCGACGAGGACGGCTGGCTGCACACCGGCGACATCGGCCACGTCGACGCGGACGGCTACCTCTTCGTGGTCGACCGGGTCAAGGAGCTCATCAAGTACAAGGGCTACCAGGTCGCCCCCGCCGAGCTGGAGGCGCTGCTGCTGACCCACCCGGAGATCGCCGACGCGGCCGTGATCGGCGTCATCGGCGAGGACGGCGAGGAGCGCCCCAGGGCGTACGTGGTGCGGGCGCCCGGCAGCGCACTGACGGAGCAGCAGGTGACGGAGTTCGTCGCGGCCCAGGTCGCCCCGTACAAGAAGGTGCGGTCGGTGCAGTTCATCCCGGCCGTGCCGAAGTCGGTGGCCGGCAAGATCCTCCGCAGGGAGCTGCGCGCCCTGTCCCGGCAGGTCTGA
- a CDS encoding TetR/AcrR family transcriptional regulator yields MNATHAASRTPQQTRSRATRRRLLEAAVECLAELGWNGSTVTVVAERAGVTRGAAQHHFPTREDLFTAAVEHVAAERLAAVRAHSGQLPPAGPARTEAVAEMIVRLYTGPLFRAALHLWVAAATEEPLRERIVALENQVGREAHLAAVEFLGADESVPGVRETVQATLDLARGLGLANLLTDDGPRRAGIVRQWARMLDTVLTGG; encoded by the coding sequence ATGAACGCCACCCATGCCGCCTCCCGCACCCCCCAGCAGACCCGGAGCCGCGCCACCCGGCGCCGGCTGCTGGAGGCGGCCGTGGAGTGCCTGGCCGAGCTCGGGTGGAACGGCAGCACCGTCACCGTGGTCGCCGAACGGGCCGGGGTGACCCGGGGCGCCGCCCAGCACCACTTCCCGACCAGGGAGGACCTCTTCACGGCGGCCGTCGAGCACGTGGCGGCCGAGCGGCTGGCGGCGGTGCGCGCCCACAGCGGACAGCTGCCGCCGGCCGGGCCGGCCAGGACCGAGGCGGTGGCCGAGATGATCGTCCGCCTCTACACCGGTCCGCTGTTCCGGGCGGCCTTGCACCTGTGGGTGGCCGCCGCCACCGAGGAGCCGCTGCGGGAGCGGATCGTCGCCCTGGAGAACCAGGTGGGCCGGGAGGCCCACCTGGCGGCGGTGGAGTTCCTCGGCGCCGACGAGAGCGTGCCCGGGGTCCGCGAGACCGTCCAGGCCACCCTCGACCTGGCCCGCGGCCTGGGGCTGGCCAATCTGCTCACCGACGACGGCCCGCGCCGGGCCGGGATCGTCCGGCAGTGGGCCCGGATGCTCGACACGGTGCTCACCGGCGGCTGA